A DNA window from Amphiprion ocellaris isolate individual 3 ecotype Okinawa chromosome 8, ASM2253959v1, whole genome shotgun sequence contains the following coding sequences:
- the qars1 gene encoding glutamine--tRNA ligase, which yields MADTLTLFTSIGLSEQKAKETLKNEALSSALKSAITQAQSIHGASGVDKAMGTLLYSMASRLKDTKRLTFLSESIALRKICTELQLAAALEFVKSHPHDPINQKEFDKTCGVGIVITPEQIEDAVESVIKKHKEQLLKERYRFNMGLLMGEARSALKWADGKVIKNEVDMQVLHLLGPKTEADLEKKPKPQKAKATENDMKVKEEVAVNGDVNSGEGRSLMEQLRGEALKFHKTGENYKTEGYVVTSNTMDLLKKHLELTGGQIRTRFPPEPNGILHIGHAKAINFNFGYAKANNGICFLRYDDTNPEKEEEKYFTAIKDMVEWLGYKPYAVTHASDNFQELYDLAVDLIRRGHAFVCHQKGEELKGHNVPPSPWRDRPIEESLVLFERMKRGLFSEGEATLRMKMVMEDGKMDPVAYRIKYTAHHRTGDEWCIYPTYDYTHCLCDSIENITHSLCTKEFQARRSSYYWLCNALDVYCPVQWEYGRLNLTYTVVSKRKIIKLVETGVVRDWDDPRLFTLTALRRRGFPPEAINNFCARVGVTVSQTTTEPHLLESCVRDVLNDTAPRAMAVLEPLKITITNLAANSKSDVRVPDFPANEAKGSHTVPFTRTIFIEQSDFREVMEKGYKRLTPEQPVGLRHAGYVISVQKVIKDAQGKVVELEVTCCSSETAEKPKAFIHWVSQPLMCEVRLYERLFMHKHPEDPSEVPNGFLSDINPNSMQVISSALVDSSVKGAKVFDKFQFERVGYFSLDPDSTADKLVFNRTVTLKEDPGKI from the exons ATGGCGGATACGTTGACACTTTTCACTTCTATCGGGCTCAGTGAGCAGAAAGCGAAGGAAACATTGAAAAATGAAGCGCTGAGTTCTGCCCTGAAGAGCGCAATTACTCAG GCCCAGAGTATCCATGGGGCATCTGGAGTGGACAAAGCCATGGGTACATTACTGTACAGCATGGCATCTCGCCTTAAAGACACTAAACGCCTGACATTTCTCTCTGAAAGCATCGCTCTGCGCAAAATCTGCACTGAGCTACAACTGGCAG CTGCCTTGGAGTTTGTAAAAAGTCATCCTCATGACCCCATCAACCAGAAGGAGTTTGACAAAACATGTGGCGTGGGCATCGTCATAACACCCGAGCAGATTGAGGATGCA GTAGAGTCTGTGATCAAGAAGCACAAGGAGCAGCTGTTAAAAGAGAGGTACCGCTTCAACATGGGACTGCTAATGG GTGAAGCTCGCTCTGCTTTGAAATGGGCTGATGGAAAGGTGATCAAAAATGAGGTGGACATGCAG GTTCTACATCTCTTAGGGCCTAAAACAGAGGCTGACCTAGAGAAGAAACCTAAG CCACAGAAAGCTAAAGCCACAGAGAATGACATGAAGGTTAAAGAGGAAGTGGCAGTAAATG gTGATGTGAATTCTGGTGAGGGAAGGTCGCTAATGGAACAGCTTAGAGGAGAGGCACTGAAGTTCCATAAAACAG GAGAGAACTACAAAACTGAGGGCTATGTTGTCACGTCAAACACAATGGATTTGCTTAAAAAGCACCTGGAGCTCACAGGTGGACAG ATACGTACCCGTTTTCCTCCTGAGCCCAACGGTATCCTTCACATCGGACATGCCAAAGCTATCAACTTCAATTTTGGTTATGCAAAG GCAAACAACGGGATTTGTTTTTTGAGATATGATGACACAAATCccgagaaggaggaggaaaaatacTTCACTGCCATCAAGGACATGGTGGAGTGGCTGG GCTACAAACCTTATGCTGTGACACACGCCTCCGACAACTTCCAGGAACTCTATGACCTCGCTGTGGATCTTATTCGAAG GGGTCATGCGTTTGTGTGCCATCAGAAGGGTGAAGAGCTGAAGGGCCACAATGTTCCTCCATCACCGTGGAGAGACAGACCAATCGAAGAGTCACTGGTGTTGTTTGAGAGGATGAAGAGGGGTCTGTTTTCAGAGGGAGAGGCCACACTCAGGATGAAGATGGTCATGGAGGATGGGAAGATGGACCCTGTGGCATACCGAATCAAATACACGGCACATCATCGGACAGGAGATGAATG GTGCATCTACCCCACCTATGACTACACCCACTGTCTGTGTGACTCCATTGAAAACATTACACATTCACTGTGCACCAAAGAGTTTCAAGCCAG ACGTTCATCATATTACTGGCTGTGTAATGCTCTGGATGTCTACTGCCCTGTTCAGTGGGAATATGGCCGCCTGAACCTCACCTACACTGTTGTGTCCAagaggaaaatcatcaaactgGTTGAGACTGGTGTTGTCAG AGACTGGGATGATCCGAGACTCTTCACTTTGACTGCACTGAGGAGAAGAGGTTTCCCACCAGAGGCAATCAACAACTTTTGTGCTCGG GTGGGAGTCACAGTTTCCCAGACAACGACGGAGCCCCACCTCCTGGAGTCATGTGTGAGGGATGTGCTGAATGACACGGCACCTCGAGCCATGGCTGTGCTGGAACCACTCAAAATCACAATTACTAACCTTGCAGCGAACTCAAAG TCAGATGTACGAGTACCAGACTTTCCTGCCAATGAGGCCAAAGGCAGCCACACGGTTCCATTTACACGCACCATCTTCATTGAACAAAGCGACTTCAGGGAG GTGATGGAGAAAGGCTACAAGCGTCTGACCCCAGAACAGCCTGTAGGCCTGAGGCATGCTGGGTACGTCATTTCTGTCCAGAAGGTCATCAAG GACGCTCAGGGTAAAGTGGTGGAACTGGAGGTGACCTGCTGCAGTTCTGAGACTGCAGAGAAACCAAAGGCCTTCATCCACTGGGTCAGCCAGCCGTTGATGTGTGAAGTGCGTCTCTATGAAAGACT CTTCATGCACAAACACCCAGAGGATCCATCTGAAGTTCCCAACGGCTTCCTGAGTGACATCAACCCT aATTCCATGCAGGTGATCAGCAGTGCCTTAGTGGATAGCTCAGTCAAAGGAGCAAAagtttttgacaaatttcagtttgagaGAGTCGGCTACTTCTCTCTGGACCCCGACAGCACCGCAGACAAG CTCGTCTTCAACAGAACGGTCACCCTCAAAGAAGACCCTGGGAAGATCTGA
- the LOC111576845 gene encoding transcriptional regulator QRICH1-like isoform X1 — protein MNNSLDGTGSYEELVRQKARSIPQHRMKEFLESLASKGPDALQEFSQQSGDTTTTTTTMVYQQEANCIYTDSTEVAGSLLELACPVQVQVQPQQQIQESTSQQQTVQQNTEQQIVQVQIQGQQQGQMLGQVLQVPSGSHQQLQGVTTAQLIQPGELTEEQHQQLQAQLVAAVAGGQQIQIQTVGALSPTQQQDSAERRVMGTTVATSQGAGVLQPAKKRKVDMPITVSYALPGQQVATVLAIPQGQGQQQSYVSLRPDLLTVDSSHLYSATGTITSPTGETWTIPVYSAPAGSGGREQVTHIAIPQEAYGTVQVAGANTTTMTTMPTQVTVENDKMKNPASQSQTAQAVSSITSSGGMGSQEEVVHTLAANTLFPAQLMNGNIHIPVAVQGYSNATQSLIWDPQQQVLHTQGLTGQDAQQLQVITEGQTVVAEVDGQGQQQVQVQELLLPATLKPEEGLDVWRLWAQRKNAELEKSDKNKLAPIGRRQALRFQEDLVSCAVAELCMGLSLMTTEARGLEGESYEADVLYYVFLCLQKYLFDNGRVDDVFSDQYYTRFAHSLHQILDPWRPPVHPLGYVIPSHVTEEMLWECKQLGAHSPSTLLTTLMFFNTKYFHLKTVDQHLKVAFSKVLRHTRKSPNNPKDKSTSIRYLKSTERFIGQKVTDDMYSEQLEDPENPLRCPIKLYDFYLFKCPQSAKGRNDTFYLTPEPVVAPNSPIWYSTQPIPKEQLEQMLARILVVREIQEAINMSESVH, from the exons ATGAATAACTCCTTGGATGGTACAGGCTCCTATGAGGAGCTTGTGAGGCAGAAAGCTCGGAGTATCCCTCAGCATCGCATGAAAGAGTTCCTGGAGTCTTTGGCCAGCAAAGGTCCAGATGCCCTGCAGGAGTTCAGCCAGCAAAGTGGAGATACTACAACAACCACCACCACTATGGTCTATCAACAAGAGGCGAACTGCATCTATACAGATAGCACAGAGGTGGCTGGGTCACTGTTGGAACTGGCATGTCCA GTTCAAGTGCAGGTCCAGCCGCAGCAGCAGATACAGGAGTCTACatctcagcagcagactgtaCAACAGAATACAGAGCAACAGATAGTGCAG GTTCAGATCCAGGGCCAGCAGCAGGGTCAGATGCTGGGTCAGGTTCTTCAAGTGCCCTCTGGCTCACATCAACAGCTACAAGGTGTAACTACGGCACAGCTGATTCAGCCTGGAGAACTGACAGAGGAACAGCACCAACAG CTGCAAGCCCAGTTGGTTGCAGCTGTTGCAGGAGGACAGCAGATCCAAATCCAGACGGTGGGGGCCCTCTCTCCCACTCAACAGCAGGACAGTGCAGAGAGGAGAGTAATGGGAACTACAGTTGCCACATCACAGGGAGCAGGTGTCCTCCAGCCAGCCAAGAAGCGTAAGGTGGACATGCCCATCACTGTGTCCTATGCTCTGCCCGGTCAGCAGGTAGCCACTGTCCTGGCTATCCCTCAGGGACAGGGCCAGCAGCAAAGTTATGTGTCCCTGCGGCCAGACCTTTTAACTGTGGACAGTTCTCACCTTTACAGTGCTACAGGCACTATTACCAGTCCCACAGGGGAGACCTGGACCATCCCTGTGTATTCTGCACCTGCTGGATCTGGAGGTCGTGAACAGGTCACACATATTGCCATCCCGCAGGAAGCTTATGGAACAGTGCAGGTGGCGGGGGCAAACACTACAACAATGACTACGATGCCAACACAAGTtactgttgaaaatgacaaaatgaaaaacccCGCTAGTCAAAGTCAGACAGCTCAGGCAGTTTCCAGCATTACAAGCTCTGGAGGAATGGGAAGCCAGGAGGAAGTGGTGCATACACTGGCTGCCAACACACTGTTCCCTGCCCAGCTGATGAATGGAAACATCCACATCCCAGTGGCAGTACAGGGCTACTCTAATGCTACGCAGTCACTTATCTGGGACCCACAGCAGCAAGTGTTGCACACACAGGGGCTGACAGGGCAAGATGCACAGCAGCTGCAGGTAATAACAGAG GGTCAGACTGTGGTAGCAGAGGTAGATGGTCAAGGTCAACAGCAAGTGCAGGTGCAGGAACTGCTACTGCCTGCCACCCTGAAGCCAGAGGAGGGGCTGGATGTGTGGCGGCTTTGGGCTCAGCGGAAAAACGCAGAGTtggaaaagtcagacaaaaataaactgGCCCCGATTGGTC GACGCCAGGCACTGCGTTTCCAGGAGGACTTGGTGTCGTGTGCAGTTGCAGAGCTCTGCATGGGTCTCTCTTTGATGACAACAGAGGCCAGGGGGCTGGAAGGGGAATCTTATGAGGCTGATGTTCTGTACTATGTTTTTCTATGCTTACAGAAA tatcTGTTTGATAATGGTCGTGTGGACGACGTTTTCTCAGATCAGTACTACACTCGCTTTGCTCATAGTCTGCACCAGATCTTGGATCCTTGGAGACCACCTGTTCATCCACTAG GTTATGTTATCCCCAGCCATGTGACAGAGGAAATGCTGTGGGAATGCAAACAGCTGGGGGCTCATTCTCCTTCGACGCTACTTACAACTCTAATGTTCTTCAACACCAA GTATTTCCACCTGAAAACAGTGGATCAGCATCTAAAAGTGGCCTTTTCTAAGGTGCTGAGACACACTAGGAAGAGTCCCAACAACCCCAAAGATAAGAGCACCAGCATCCGATACCTAAAGTCAACAGAGAGGTTCATTGGACAGAAAG TGACAGATGACATGTACTCGGAACAGCTGGAAGACCCAGAGAACCCGCTGCGATGCCCCATCAAACTCTATGATTTCTACCTCTTCAAATG tcCACAGAGTGCTAAAGGTCGTAATGACACTTTCTACCTGACTCCTGAGCCTGTTGTGGCCCCAAACAGCCCCATCTGGTACTCAACTCAGCCAATCCCAAAAGAACAGCTGGAGCAGATGCTCGCCCGCATCCTTGTCGTTCGTGAAATCCAAGAAGCCATTAACATGTCTGAGAGCGTGCACTAG
- the LOC111576845 gene encoding transcriptional regulator QRICH1-like isoform X2 has protein sequence MNNSLDGTGSYEELVRQKARSIPQHRMKEFLESLASKGPDALQEFSQQSGDTTTTTTTMVYQQEANCIYTDSTEVAGSLLELACPVQVQVQPQQQIQESTSQQQTVQQNTEQQIVQVQIQGQQQGQMLGQVLQVPSGSHQQLQGVTTAQLIQPGELTEEQHQQLQAQLVAAVAGGQQIQIQTVGALSPTQQQDSAERRVMGTTVATSQGAGVLQPAKKRKVDMPITVSYALPGQQVATVLAIPQGQGQQQSYVSLRPDLLTVDSSHLYSATGTITSPTGETWTIPVYSAPAGSGGREQVTHIAIPQEAYGTVQVAGANTTTMTTMPTQVTVENDKMKNPASQSQTAQAVSSITSSGGMGSQEEVVHTLAANTLFPAQLMNGNIHIPVAVQGYSNATQSLIWDPQQQVLHTQGLTGQDAQQLQGQTVVAEVDGQGQQQVQVQELLLPATLKPEEGLDVWRLWAQRKNAELEKSDKNKLAPIGRRQALRFQEDLVSCAVAELCMGLSLMTTEARGLEGESYEADVLYYVFLCLQKYLFDNGRVDDVFSDQYYTRFAHSLHQILDPWRPPVHPLGYVIPSHVTEEMLWECKQLGAHSPSTLLTTLMFFNTKYFHLKTVDQHLKVAFSKVLRHTRKSPNNPKDKSTSIRYLKSTERFIGQKVTDDMYSEQLEDPENPLRCPIKLYDFYLFKCPQSAKGRNDTFYLTPEPVVAPNSPIWYSTQPIPKEQLEQMLARILVVREIQEAINMSESVH, from the exons ATGAATAACTCCTTGGATGGTACAGGCTCCTATGAGGAGCTTGTGAGGCAGAAAGCTCGGAGTATCCCTCAGCATCGCATGAAAGAGTTCCTGGAGTCTTTGGCCAGCAAAGGTCCAGATGCCCTGCAGGAGTTCAGCCAGCAAAGTGGAGATACTACAACAACCACCACCACTATGGTCTATCAACAAGAGGCGAACTGCATCTATACAGATAGCACAGAGGTGGCTGGGTCACTGTTGGAACTGGCATGTCCA GTTCAAGTGCAGGTCCAGCCGCAGCAGCAGATACAGGAGTCTACatctcagcagcagactgtaCAACAGAATACAGAGCAACAGATAGTGCAG GTTCAGATCCAGGGCCAGCAGCAGGGTCAGATGCTGGGTCAGGTTCTTCAAGTGCCCTCTGGCTCACATCAACAGCTACAAGGTGTAACTACGGCACAGCTGATTCAGCCTGGAGAACTGACAGAGGAACAGCACCAACAG CTGCAAGCCCAGTTGGTTGCAGCTGTTGCAGGAGGACAGCAGATCCAAATCCAGACGGTGGGGGCCCTCTCTCCCACTCAACAGCAGGACAGTGCAGAGAGGAGAGTAATGGGAACTACAGTTGCCACATCACAGGGAGCAGGTGTCCTCCAGCCAGCCAAGAAGCGTAAGGTGGACATGCCCATCACTGTGTCCTATGCTCTGCCCGGTCAGCAGGTAGCCACTGTCCTGGCTATCCCTCAGGGACAGGGCCAGCAGCAAAGTTATGTGTCCCTGCGGCCAGACCTTTTAACTGTGGACAGTTCTCACCTTTACAGTGCTACAGGCACTATTACCAGTCCCACAGGGGAGACCTGGACCATCCCTGTGTATTCTGCACCTGCTGGATCTGGAGGTCGTGAACAGGTCACACATATTGCCATCCCGCAGGAAGCTTATGGAACAGTGCAGGTGGCGGGGGCAAACACTACAACAATGACTACGATGCCAACACAAGTtactgttgaaaatgacaaaatgaaaaacccCGCTAGTCAAAGTCAGACAGCTCAGGCAGTTTCCAGCATTACAAGCTCTGGAGGAATGGGAAGCCAGGAGGAAGTGGTGCATACACTGGCTGCCAACACACTGTTCCCTGCCCAGCTGATGAATGGAAACATCCACATCCCAGTGGCAGTACAGGGCTACTCTAATGCTACGCAGTCACTTATCTGGGACCCACAGCAGCAAGTGTTGCACACACAGGGGCTGACAGGGCAAGATGCACAGCAGCTGCAG GGTCAGACTGTGGTAGCAGAGGTAGATGGTCAAGGTCAACAGCAAGTGCAGGTGCAGGAACTGCTACTGCCTGCCACCCTGAAGCCAGAGGAGGGGCTGGATGTGTGGCGGCTTTGGGCTCAGCGGAAAAACGCAGAGTtggaaaagtcagacaaaaataaactgGCCCCGATTGGTC GACGCCAGGCACTGCGTTTCCAGGAGGACTTGGTGTCGTGTGCAGTTGCAGAGCTCTGCATGGGTCTCTCTTTGATGACAACAGAGGCCAGGGGGCTGGAAGGGGAATCTTATGAGGCTGATGTTCTGTACTATGTTTTTCTATGCTTACAGAAA tatcTGTTTGATAATGGTCGTGTGGACGACGTTTTCTCAGATCAGTACTACACTCGCTTTGCTCATAGTCTGCACCAGATCTTGGATCCTTGGAGACCACCTGTTCATCCACTAG GTTATGTTATCCCCAGCCATGTGACAGAGGAAATGCTGTGGGAATGCAAACAGCTGGGGGCTCATTCTCCTTCGACGCTACTTACAACTCTAATGTTCTTCAACACCAA GTATTTCCACCTGAAAACAGTGGATCAGCATCTAAAAGTGGCCTTTTCTAAGGTGCTGAGACACACTAGGAAGAGTCCCAACAACCCCAAAGATAAGAGCACCAGCATCCGATACCTAAAGTCAACAGAGAGGTTCATTGGACAGAAAG TGACAGATGACATGTACTCGGAACAGCTGGAAGACCCAGAGAACCCGCTGCGATGCCCCATCAAACTCTATGATTTCTACCTCTTCAAATG tcCACAGAGTGCTAAAGGTCGTAATGACACTTTCTACCTGACTCCTGAGCCTGTTGTGGCCCCAAACAGCCCCATCTGGTACTCAACTCAGCCAATCCCAAAAGAACAGCTGGAGCAGATGCTCGCCCGCATCCTTGTCGTTCGTGAAATCCAAGAAGCCATTAACATGTCTGAGAGCGTGCACTAG